In one Agrobacterium tumefaciens genomic region, the following are encoded:
- a CDS encoding DUF1013 domain-containing protein has product MAQQLLMPKATAVWLVDNTALSFDQIATFCKLHPLEVKAIADGEAAQGIKGLDPIATGQLSRDEIARAEGNPNHKLKLSEPKVRVPESKRRGPRYTPVSKRQDRPNAILWLVRNHPELKDAQISRLVGTTKSTIEQIRDRTHWNSANLTPMDPVTLGLCSQIDLDLEVERASRGRPLPTAEELGNTLQPATATEGLDYSFQREEEEQIDADAVFKKLSSLKSTPKDEDEDDHY; this is encoded by the coding sequence ATGGCTCAACAATTGCTCATGCCAAAGGCTACGGCTGTATGGCTGGTTGACAACACCGCGCTGTCGTTCGATCAGATCGCCACGTTCTGCAAACTGCATCCGCTTGAAGTCAAGGCGATTGCCGACGGTGAAGCCGCGCAGGGCATCAAGGGCCTCGACCCCATCGCGACCGGACAGCTTTCCCGCGACGAGATTGCCCGCGCTGAAGGCAATCCGAACCACAAGCTCAAGCTCTCCGAGCCGAAGGTCCGCGTGCCGGAATCCAAGCGCCGCGGCCCGCGCTACACGCCGGTTTCCAAGCGTCAGGATCGTCCGAACGCCATTCTCTGGCTGGTTCGCAACCATCCGGAACTGAAGGATGCACAGATTTCGCGCCTCGTCGGCACGACCAAATCCACCATCGAGCAGATCCGCGACCGCACCCACTGGAATTCCGCCAACCTGACGCCGATGGATCCGGTAACGCTCGGCCTCTGCAGCCAGATTGATCTCGACCTCGAAGTTGAACGCGCCTCTCGCGGCCGTCCGCTGCCGACCGCCGAAGAACTCGGCAACACGCTGCAGCCGGCAACGGCAACGGAAGGTCTGGACTACAGCTTCCAGCGCGAAGAAGAAGAACAGATCGATGCAGACGCGGTCTTCAAGAAGCTCTCTTCGCTGAAGTCGACACCGAAGGACGAAGACGAGGACGATCACTACTGA
- a CDS encoding YggS family pyridoxal phosphate-dependent enzyme, whose product MEIEARLEDVRQRIAEAAEKSGRKAEAVALVAVSKTFDAEAIQPVINGGQRVFGENRVQEAQGKWPALKEKTPDIELHLIGPLQSNKAADAVALFDVVQSIDREKIARALSEECVKQGRSLRFYVQVNTGLEPQKAGIDPRETATFVAFCRDELKLPVEGLMCIPPAEENPGPHFALLAKLAKQCGLEKLSMGMSGDFETAVEFGATSVRVGSAIFGAR is encoded by the coding sequence ATGGAAATCGAAGCACGTCTTGAGGATGTCAGGCAGCGGATCGCGGAAGCTGCGGAGAAATCCGGCCGCAAGGCAGAGGCGGTGGCACTGGTCGCCGTCTCGAAGACATTCGACGCGGAGGCGATCCAGCCGGTCATCAATGGTGGCCAGCGCGTGTTCGGCGAGAACCGCGTACAGGAAGCGCAGGGCAAATGGCCTGCCCTGAAAGAAAAGACACCTGACATCGAGCTGCATCTGATCGGCCCGCTGCAATCCAACAAGGCGGCGGATGCCGTTGCATTATTTGATGTCGTGCAGAGCATCGACCGGGAAAAGATCGCCCGCGCGCTTTCCGAAGAATGCGTCAAGCAGGGCCGCAGCCTTCGTTTCTATGTGCAGGTCAATACCGGGCTTGAGCCGCAGAAGGCCGGCATCGATCCGCGCGAGACGGCTACCTTTGTTGCTTTTTGCCGGGATGAGCTGAAATTGCCGGTCGAGGGGCTGATGTGCATTCCGCCGGCGGAGGAAAATCCCGGTCCGCATTTTGCGCTTCTGGCGAAGCTTGCAAAACAATGCGGCCTCGAGAAGCTTTCCATGGGCATGTCCGGCGATTTCGAAACCGCAGTCGAATTCGGCGCAACGAGCGTGCGCGTCGGCTCGGCGATCTTCGGCGCTCGATAA
- a CDS encoding leucine--tRNA ligase encodes MAIERYNPRDAEPRWQQKWNEDKVFVTDNSDPREKYYVLEMFPYPSGRIHMGHVRNYAMGDVVARYKRARGFNVLHPMGWDAFGMPAENAAMQNKVHPKDWTYQNIATMRGQLKSMGLSLDWTREFATCDVEYYHRQQALFVDFMEKGLVYRKQSKVNWDPVDHTVLANEQVIDGRGWRSGALVEQRELTQWFFRITDFSQDLLDELDELDQWPEKVRLMQKNWIGRSEGLSLRWQTVTETAPEGFSDITVYTTRPDTLFGASFLAIAADHPLAKELSANNPDIAAFCDECRRHGTSLAALETAEKKGIDTGVKVVHPLDPTWELPVYVANFVLMDYGTGAIFGCPSGDQRDLDFARKYGLPVVAVVAPEGPDAESFTVDDTAYTDDGVMINSGFLNGMKTADAFEAVVQKLSAEMLGNAPQAERKVNFRLRDWGISRQRYWGCPIPVIHCEVCGVVPVPKKDLPVKLPDDVTFDVPGNPLDRHPTWRHVACPQCGHDARRETDTMDTFVDSSWYYTRFTAPWEDQPTDPKVANHWLPVDQYIGGIEHAILHLLYSRFFTRAMRETGHVGVKEPFKGLFTQGMVVHETYSHGEGTGREWIAPADLRIEETDGARRAFLLSSGAEVKIGSIEKMSKSKKNVVDPDDIIASYGADTARFFVLSDSPPDRDVIWSEAGVEGANRFVQRVWRIIGEVAGELKSVKPKPAAEGEGLAASKAAHKTLKAVQEDLDKLAFNKAIARIYELVNALAGPLADVAAGGKSDDVRAAARDAVEILIRIIAPMTPHLAEECWSALGNTGLVAQTPWPAFVASLVEENDVVMPVQVNGKKRGELTIARDADQDAVRTAALALDAVKSILAGGEPKKVIVVPQRIVNIVV; translated from the coding sequence ATGGCCATCGAACGTTACAATCCTCGCGACGCCGAGCCGCGCTGGCAGCAGAAATGGAACGAAGACAAGGTTTTCGTGACCGACAACAGCGATCCGCGCGAGAAGTATTACGTTCTAGAGATGTTTCCCTACCCATCGGGACGCATCCATATGGGCCATGTCCGCAACTACGCGATGGGTGATGTGGTTGCGCGCTACAAGCGCGCGCGCGGCTTCAACGTTCTGCACCCGATGGGCTGGGACGCCTTCGGCATGCCTGCGGAAAACGCGGCCATGCAGAACAAGGTTCACCCGAAGGACTGGACCTACCAGAACATCGCCACCATGCGCGGCCAGCTGAAGTCCATGGGCCTGTCGCTGGACTGGACCCGCGAATTCGCGACCTGCGACGTGGAATATTACCATCGCCAGCAGGCGCTGTTCGTCGATTTCATGGAAAAGGGCCTGGTTTACCGCAAGCAGTCCAAGGTCAACTGGGATCCGGTCGACCACACGGTTCTGGCCAATGAGCAGGTGATCGACGGCCGCGGCTGGCGCTCCGGCGCACTGGTCGAACAGCGCGAACTGACACAATGGTTCTTCCGCATCACCGATTTCAGCCAGGACCTGCTGGACGAACTGGATGAACTGGACCAGTGGCCGGAAAAAGTGCGCCTGATGCAGAAGAACTGGATCGGCCGTTCCGAAGGCCTGTCGCTGCGCTGGCAAACCGTCACTGAGACGGCGCCAGAAGGTTTTTCCGATATCACCGTTTATACAACGCGTCCCGACACCCTGTTCGGCGCATCCTTCCTGGCGATCGCCGCCGACCATCCGCTGGCAAAGGAACTGTCGGCGAACAACCCCGATATTGCCGCGTTCTGCGATGAATGCCGCCGCCATGGTACCTCTCTGGCAGCACTGGAAACCGCTGAAAAGAAGGGTATCGATACTGGCGTGAAGGTCGTTCACCCGCTGGATCCGACCTGGGAACTGCCCGTCTATGTCGCCAATTTCGTCTTGATGGATTACGGCACCGGCGCAATCTTCGGCTGCCCCTCGGGTGACCAGCGCGATCTGGATTTCGCTCGCAAATACGGCCTGCCGGTCGTGGCCGTCGTCGCACCCGAAGGCCCGGATGCAGAAAGCTTCACCGTCGACGACACGGCCTATACCGATGACGGCGTGATGATCAATTCCGGCTTCCTGAACGGCATGAAGACGGCTGACGCCTTTGAGGCAGTCGTGCAGAAGCTCTCCGCCGAGATGCTGGGCAATGCGCCGCAGGCTGAGCGCAAGGTCAATTTCCGCCTGCGCGACTGGGGCATTTCCCGCCAGCGCTACTGGGGTTGCCCCATCCCCGTCATCCATTGCGAAGTCTGCGGCGTGGTGCCGGTTCCGAAGAAGGACCTGCCGGTCAAGCTGCCCGATGACGTGACCTTCGACGTGCCCGGCAACCCGCTGGACCGGCACCCCACATGGCGTCATGTCGCCTGCCCGCAATGCGGTCATGACGCGCGGCGCGAAACCGACACGATGGATACCTTTGTCGATTCCAGCTGGTATTACACCCGCTTCACAGCACCGTGGGAAGACCAGCCGACCGACCCGAAGGTTGCCAATCACTGGCTGCCGGTCGATCAATATATTGGCGGCATCGAGCACGCCATCCTGCACCTGCTCTATTCGCGTTTCTTCACCCGCGCCATGCGCGAGACCGGTCATGTCGGCGTCAAGGAACCCTTCAAGGGCCTGTTCACGCAGGGCATGGTGGTGCACGAGACCTACAGCCATGGCGAGGGCACAGGCCGCGAATGGATAGCACCCGCCGACCTGCGTATCGAAGAGACGGACGGCGCCCGCCGGGCATTCCTCCTGTCTTCTGGCGCGGAAGTGAAGATCGGCTCGATCGAGAAGATGTCGAAATCTAAGAAGAACGTGGTCGACCCGGACGATATCATCGCATCCTACGGGGCGGATACCGCACGCTTCTTCGTCCTGTCGGACTCTCCGCCGGATCGCGACGTCATCTGGTCGGAAGCTGGCGTGGAGGGTGCAAACCGTTTCGTCCAGCGCGTCTGGCGCATCATCGGCGAAGTCGCCGGGGAACTGAAGAGCGTCAAGCCGAAGCCTGCGGCCGAAGGCGAAGGTCTGGCAGCCTCCAAGGCCGCCCACAAGACGCTGAAGGCTGTTCAGGAAGATCTGGACAAGCTCGCCTTCAACAAGGCGATTGCCCGCATTTACGAGCTGGTCAACGCCTTGGCAGGACCACTTGCCGATGTCGCGGCGGGCGGCAAGTCGGATGACGTGAGGGCGGCGGCACGCGACGCCGTCGAAATTCTCATCCGCATCATCGCCCCCATGACACCGCATCTGGCCGAAGAATGCTGGTCGGCCCTAGGCAACACAGGTCTCGTCGCCCAGACGCCGTGGCCAGCTTTCGTCGCCTCACTGGTCGAGGAAAACGATGTGGTCATGCCCGTCCAGGTCAACGGCAAGAAGCGCGGCGAATTGACAATCGCGCGCGATGCGGATCAAGATGCGGTCCGCACGGCCGCCCTTGCGCTGGATGCCGTCAAATCCATTCTTGCCGGTGGCGAGCCCAAGAAAGTCATCGTGGTTCCGCAGAGGATTGTGAACATTGTTGTCTGA
- a CDS encoding DNA polymerase III subunit delta, translated as MAEIKSHEFERFAENPAERFRIFVLYGPDRGLVSERASIIAKKTGIDPDDAFASLKLTASDLQGDPGRLLDEVNAIGLFGGEKLVWVKGASAERALVDALQLLAETPPEASFLIIEAGDVKKGTGLRKIAEPARSIAAIPCYADDARSLNALIDQELSADNLRIAPAARQRLIESLGGDRIASRNEIRKLALYCRGAEVIEEDDVLAIIGDASTVSADDAVDAILKGDRNAFFHATQKIVASKTPIFLVLQGCLKQFQLLDQMRAEMDEKKQQAGQVMQTLGPHIHFRRKPIIERALRTWQPAAIAREMNRLQAAILQSRQRQSLEESVALLTLLSTTLQSGRGG; from the coding sequence GTGGCAGAGATAAAATCGCATGAATTTGAGCGCTTCGCCGAAAACCCGGCGGAGCGCTTTCGCATTTTTGTACTTTACGGTCCGGATCGGGGCCTCGTGTCGGAGCGGGCGAGCATCATCGCGAAGAAAACCGGCATCGATCCCGACGACGCTTTTGCGTCGCTGAAGCTGACCGCATCCGATCTGCAGGGTGACCCGGGCCGTCTGCTAGACGAGGTGAATGCCATAGGCCTTTTCGGCGGTGAGAAACTCGTCTGGGTCAAAGGTGCTTCGGCCGAACGGGCGCTGGTGGATGCCCTCCAGCTATTGGCCGAGACGCCACCGGAAGCGAGCTTCCTGATCATCGAAGCCGGCGATGTCAAAAAGGGCACGGGGCTGCGCAAGATCGCGGAACCTGCGCGTTCCATCGCCGCGATCCCCTGCTATGCCGACGATGCGCGCTCGTTGAACGCACTGATCGATCAGGAGCTGTCGGCCGACAATCTGCGCATCGCGCCGGCCGCGCGGCAGAGACTGATCGAATCGCTCGGCGGCGACCGCATTGCCTCGCGCAACGAAATCCGCAAGCTCGCGCTTTATTGTCGTGGCGCGGAGGTGATCGAGGAAGACGACGTGCTGGCGATCATCGGCGATGCAAGCACGGTTTCCGCTGACGATGCCGTCGATGCCATCCTGAAGGGCGATAGAAACGCCTTTTTCCATGCGACCCAGAAGATCGTCGCCTCGAAGACGCCAATTTTCCTGGTGCTTCAGGGATGCCTCAAGCAATTCCAGCTGCTTGATCAGATGCGGGCCGAGATGGACGAGAAAAAGCAGCAGGCCGGGCAGGTCATGCAAACGCTTGGACCCCACATCCATTTTCGCAGAAAGCCGATCATCGAAAGAGCGCTGCGCACCTGGCAGCCTGCGGCAATCGCGCGCGAGATGAACCGCCTGCAGGCGGCCATATTGCAAAGCCGCCAGCGGCAAAGCCTGGAAGAAAGCGTGGCCCTTCTGACCCTGCTTTCGACTACGCTGCAATCCGGCCGAGGCGGCTGA
- a CDS encoding ferredoxin family protein, whose amino-acid sequence MTYVVTDNCIRCKYTDCVEVCPVDCFYEGENFLAINPDECIDCGVCEPECPAEAIKPDTEPGLDKWLKLNAEYAAIWPNITIKRDPMPEAKEMDGVEGKLDLYFSAEPGQGD is encoded by the coding sequence ATGACATATGTCGTGACCGACAATTGCATTCGCTGCAAATATACCGATTGCGTTGAAGTCTGCCCCGTCGACTGCTTTTATGAGGGTGAAAATTTCCTCGCGATCAATCCTGATGAATGCATCGATTGCGGTGTGTGCGAACCGGAATGTCCCGCCGAGGCGATCAAGCCCGATACGGAGCCGGGTCTCGACAAGTGGCTGAAGCTGAATGCGGAATATGCAGCGATCTGGCCGAACATCACGATAAAGCGTGATCCGATGCCCGAAGCCAAGGAAATGGACGGCGTCGAGGGTAAGCTGGACCTTTATTTTTCCGCTGAACCCGGTCAGGGCGACTGA
- a CDS encoding RNA-binding S4 domain-containing protein, with translation MGSKEQPLESTRQRLDKWLFFARMAKSRSLAQGYIQSGQVKVNDVTIRQPSHAVKAGDRLDIGFERMDKVLVVKSGGERRGPYEEARLLYDDLTPPRAPSDRLSPLEQAMREPGSGRPTKKERRALDKFLSDSDGNTD, from the coding sequence ATGGGGAGCAAAGAACAGCCATTGGAGAGTACGCGTCAGCGTCTGGACAAGTGGTTGTTCTTTGCCCGCATGGCTAAATCCCGCTCCCTTGCCCAAGGTTATATCCAGTCTGGCCAGGTTAAGGTCAATGATGTCACTATCCGTCAGCCAAGCCATGCGGTGAAGGCGGGTGACAGGCTCGATATCGGTTTCGAGCGAATGGACAAGGTACTCGTCGTCAAGTCCGGCGGCGAGCGGCGTGGGCCCTATGAAGAGGCCAGGCTTCTCTATGACGATCTGACGCCGCCAAGGGCGCCTTCCGACAGGCTGAGCCCCCTGGAGCAGGCGATGCGAGAGCCGGGCAGCGGTCGTCCGACCAAAAAAGAGCGCAGAGCGCTCGACAAGTTTCTGTCAGACAGTGACGGAAATACAGATTAG
- a CDS encoding helicase → MILSGRGVTAVLGPTNTGKTHYAIERMVAHGSGVIGLPLRLLAREVYTRLVEKVGAPNVALITGEEKISPPKAKYSVCTVEAMPRETTAAFVAIDEVQLAGDLERGHIFTDRVLHLRGREETLLLGAGTMRPILEKLLPGITVVERPRLSQLFYAGQKKITRLPQRTAIVAFSAEEVYAIAELVRRQRGGAAVVMGALSPRTRNAQVGLYQSGDVEYLVATDAIGMGLNLDVDHVAFAQDRKFDGYQFRNLNPGEIGQIAGRAGRHLRDGTFGVTGRVDPFDDELVERIETHQFDAVKVLQWRTKNFDFSSIANLRLSLDAAPTIQGLSRALPAIDQQALEYLSRYPEIIDVTTSDARVEKLWEACALPDYRRIAPAQHADLISTLYFDLVKRGAVNEDFMSEQVRRADRTDGEIDTLSARIAQIRTWTYVSNRPGWLADPTHWQEKTREIEDRLSDALHERLTKRFVDRRTSVLMRRLRENAMLEAEISVNGDVFVEGHHVGQLAGFRFTPVPGMEGPDQKAVQAAAQKALALEYEARAARLHASGNGDLALSSDGLVRWLGEPVARLSAGDNIMKPRVILLADEQLSGNARDHALARVERFVNHQIATVLKPLDDISRAEDLQGLAKGLAFQLVENLGVLFRRDVTEDVKSLDQDARASMRRYGVRFGAYHVFLPALLKPAPAELVTLLWALKNDGLGKPGYGDLIPVLAAGRTSVVTDPAFERMFYKLAGFRFLGKRAVRIDILERLADLIRPLLQWKPGQQPRPEGAYDGRRFTTTTAMLSILGATLDDMEEILKGLGYRADQVTAEEAQAFLASQTGAAAPAAAEAVAEEESAEAEQDEPASEEQASETAAVETVEETPVAQAVSDEVTVGETVPAESTEAAEPKPVLLWRPGGRNENQRSENRRPGNRGQGRDGAREQGERRGEGRRDNRDGANREAANRGGEGERKRDGGRPDRGNRNDRQDRGERKDRPDRNDRGGKPQGQQRFEAKPPRKEKPLDPDSPFAKLAALKEQLKK, encoded by the coding sequence ATGATCCTGAGCGGCCGCGGTGTCACGGCCGTTCTCGGCCCCACCAATACCGGCAAGACCCACTACGCGATCGAGCGGATGGTGGCGCATGGCAGCGGGGTCATCGGCCTGCCGCTGCGCCTTCTTGCGCGGGAGGTCTATACCCGTCTCGTTGAAAAAGTGGGTGCGCCGAATGTGGCGCTGATTACCGGCGAAGAAAAGATTTCCCCTCCCAAAGCCAAATATTCGGTCTGCACGGTGGAAGCCATGCCGCGCGAGACGACGGCCGCATTCGTCGCGATCGACGAGGTGCAGCTGGCCGGTGATCTGGAGCGTGGCCACATCTTCACCGACCGCGTGCTGCACTTGCGTGGGCGGGAGGAAACGTTGCTTCTCGGTGCAGGCACGATGCGCCCGATCCTTGAGAAGCTGCTGCCGGGAATTACCGTGGTCGAGCGGCCGCGCCTGTCGCAGCTTTTTTATGCGGGCCAGAAAAAGATCACCCGCCTGCCGCAACGCACGGCCATCGTCGCCTTTTCGGCGGAAGAGGTTTATGCCATCGCAGAGCTGGTGCGGCGCCAGCGCGGCGGTGCGGCTGTGGTGATGGGCGCGCTTTCGCCGCGAACGCGCAATGCCCAGGTCGGGCTCTACCAGTCCGGCGATGTCGAATATCTTGTCGCGACGGACGCCATTGGCATGGGGCTTAACCTCGATGTCGATCATGTCGCCTTCGCGCAGGACCGTAAATTTGACGGTTACCAGTTCCGCAATCTCAATCCCGGCGAGATCGGCCAGATCGCCGGCCGCGCCGGCCGCCATCTTCGCGATGGCACCTTCGGCGTGACGGGGCGCGTCGATCCCTTTGACGATGAATTGGTGGAGCGTATCGAAACCCATCAGTTCGATGCGGTGAAGGTGCTGCAATGGCGGACGAAGAATTTCGATTTTTCCTCCATCGCCAATCTGCGTCTGAGCCTCGATGCCGCGCCCACGATCCAGGGGCTTTCCCGGGCCTTGCCCGCAATCGACCAGCAGGCGCTGGAATATCTATCGCGTTATCCTGAAATCATCGACGTGACGACGAGCGATGCGCGGGTGGAAAAACTATGGGAGGCCTGCGCGCTTCCCGACTATCGCCGTATCGCGCCTGCCCAGCATGCCGACCTGATATCGACGCTCTATTTCGACCTCGTAAAACGCGGTGCGGTGAACGAAGATTTCATGTCAGAGCAGGTACGCCGCGCCGATCGCACGGATGGAGAGATCGATACCCTTTCTGCAAGGATTGCGCAGATCAGAACATGGACTTATGTATCGAACCGCCCAGGATGGCTTGCCGATCCGACACACTGGCAAGAAAAGACGCGGGAAATCGAGGATCGATTGTCCGATGCGCTACATGAAAGGTTGACGAAACGCTTTGTTGATCGCAGGACATCTGTGCTCATGAGGCGCCTGAGAGAGAATGCGATGCTTGAAGCTGAAATCAGTGTAAATGGTGATGTCTTCGTAGAAGGACATCACGTCGGCCAGTTGGCCGGGTTCCGGTTCACGCCGGTGCCGGGAATGGAAGGGCCGGATCAGAAGGCCGTGCAGGCTGCGGCGCAAAAGGCGCTCGCGCTCGAATACGAGGCGCGTGCCGCGCGTCTGCACGCCAGTGGAAATGGCGATCTTGCTTTGAGCTCCGATGGTCTGGTTCGCTGGTTGGGCGAGCCGGTGGCCCGCCTTTCGGCAGGTGACAACATCATGAAGCCGCGTGTGATCCTGCTTGCCGACGAACAGTTGAGCGGCAACGCCCGTGATCACGCGCTGGCGCGCGTCGAACGTTTCGTCAATCACCAGATTGCGACCGTGCTGAAGCCGCTGGACGATATTTCACGCGCCGAAGACCTTCAGGGTCTGGCAAAGGGCCTGGCGTTCCAGCTGGTCGAAAATCTTGGCGTTCTGTTCCGCCGCGACGTCACCGAAGACGTGAAGTCGCTGGATCAGGATGCGCGCGCCTCCATGCGCCGCTACGGCGTGCGTTTTGGCGCCTATCACGTCTTCCTGCCCGCATTGCTGAAGCCGGCTCCGGCCGAGCTTGTGACGCTGCTCTGGGCGCTGAAGAATGATGGCCTCGGCAAGCCGGGTTATGGCGATCTCATTCCGGTGCTCGCTGCCGGCCGCACCTCCGTGGTAACGGACCCCGCCTTCGAGCGTATGTTCTACAAGCTTGCCGGTTTCCGTTTCCTTGGAAAGCGTGCGGTTCGTATCGACATTCTCGAGCGTCTGGCTGATCTCATTCGTCCGCTGTTGCAGTGGAAGCCCGGCCAGCAGCCGCGCCCGGAAGGCGCCTATGATGGCCGTCGCTTCACGACGACGACCGCGATGCTCTCCATTCTCGGCGCGACGCTCGACGACATGGAAGAGATCCTCAAGGGTCTCGGCTACCGTGCCGACCAGGTGACGGCGGAAGAGGCGCAGGCCTTCCTCGCCAGCCAGACCGGCGCTGCTGCTCCGGCCGCCGCTGAGGCGGTGGCGGAAGAGGAAAGCGCTGAGGCCGAGCAGGATGAGCCCGCTTCGGAAGAACAGGCATCCGAAACGGCGGCTGTTGAAACCGTCGAGGAAACGCCGGTCGCGCAAGCCGTCAGCGACGAAGTTACGGTTGGTGAGACCGTGCCTGCGGAAAGCACTGAGGCTGCCGAGCCCAAGCCCGTTCTTCTGTGGCGCCCAGGTGGCCGCAACGAAAACCAGCGTAGCGAGAACCGTCGTCCGGGCAATCGCGGTCAAGGCCGTGATGGCGCGCGCGAGCAGGGCGAGCGTCGTGGTGAAGGCCGTCGCGATAATCGTGACGGCGCAAATCGCGAAGCCGCTAATCGCGGCGGCGAGGGTGAGCGCAAGCGTGATGGTGGACGCCCTGACCGCGGCAATCGCAACGATCGTCAGGATCGCGGCGAGCGCAAGGACAGGCCGGACCGTAATGACCGCGGCGGAAAACCGCAGGGTCAGCAGCGTTTCGAAGCCAAGCCTCCCCGCAAGGAGAAGCCGCTCGATCCGGATTCACCTTTCGCAAAGCTCGCTGCCCTCAAGGAGCAGCTGAAGAAGTAA
- a CDS encoding ubiquinone biosynthesis hydroxylase, whose protein sequence is MRAQDLRRSAMLDVVVAGGGYVGLSVAVAIKQAARHLNVQVVEAAPEDVWKKDVRASAIIAAATRMLDVFGIWSEIEPEAQPINKMIVTDSKTADPVRPVFLTFDGVVEEGRPFAHMVPNVAMVGALRGLCERLGIDIRHGLSVSGFTAGSQSTSISLSDGSALEARLLVACDGVRSALRDMAGIKTVHWAYDQSGIVTTVEHDRPHEGCAEEHFLPSGPFAILPLKGNRSSLVWTERTADADRLVASDDLVFEEELERRFGHKLGPVRPVGPRRAFPLGLTLARSFVAPRFALAGDAAHGIHPISGQGLNLGFKDVAALAETVVEADRLGLDIGSLNVLERYQSWRRFDTLRMGVTTDVLNRLFSNDVGPIRIMRDFGLGVVDRLPALKSYFIGQAAGTTDANAPRLLAGEAL, encoded by the coding sequence ATGCGTGCACAAGATTTGAGGAGAAGCGCGATGCTCGACGTGGTGGTTGCAGGCGGCGGATATGTCGGTCTTTCCGTTGCTGTCGCAATTAAGCAGGCGGCCCGGCATCTTAACGTGCAGGTGGTTGAGGCGGCTCCAGAGGATGTCTGGAAGAAGGACGTCCGCGCCTCTGCGATCATCGCGGCTGCCACGCGCATGCTCGATGTTTTCGGGATATGGAGCGAAATCGAGCCGGAAGCCCAGCCGATCAACAAGATGATCGTTACTGATTCGAAGACTGCCGACCCGGTCCGTCCGGTATTTCTCACCTTCGACGGTGTGGTGGAAGAGGGCAGGCCCTTCGCCCATATGGTTCCGAATGTGGCGATGGTGGGCGCGCTGCGCGGCCTGTGCGAGCGCCTTGGCATAGACATCCGCCATGGCCTCAGTGTTTCCGGGTTTACCGCGGGCTCGCAATCGACATCCATCTCGCTTTCCGACGGTTCGGCGCTGGAAGCGCGGCTGCTCGTCGCCTGCGATGGCGTTCGCTCGGCGCTCAGGGATATGGCGGGCATCAAGACAGTGCACTGGGCTTATGACCAGTCCGGTATCGTTACCACCGTCGAACATGACCGGCCGCATGAGGGCTGTGCGGAGGAGCATTTCCTGCCCTCAGGGCCTTTTGCCATCCTGCCGCTGAAAGGAAACCGTTCGTCGCTCGTCTGGACGGAACGGACGGCCGATGCCGACAGGTTGGTCGCCTCCGACGATCTGGTGTTCGAGGAAGAGCTCGAGCGCCGGTTCGGTCACAAGCTCGGCCCTGTCCGACCCGTCGGTCCGCGCCGTGCCTTTCCGCTGGGGTTGACGCTGGCCCGCTCCTTCGTCGCGCCGCGTTTTGCGCTTGCCGGCGATGCGGCGCACGGAATTCACCCGATCTCGGGCCAAGGCCTCAATCTTGGCTTCAAGGATGTCGCGGCCCTGGCCGAAACCGTGGTCGAGGCTGACCGTCTCGGTCTCGATATCGGCTCGCTCAATGTTCTGGAGCGTTATCAGTCGTGGCGGCGTTTCGACACCTTGCGGATGGGGGTGACGACGGATGTGCTGAACCGGCTTTTCTCCAACGATGTCGGTCCAATCCGCATCATGCGGGATTTCGGTCTGGGTGTTGTGGATCGTTTGCCGGCGCTGAAATCCTATTTCATCGGGCAGGCCGCCGGAACGACAGATGCGAACGCGCCACGTTTGCTCGCGGGCGAGGCGCTCTGA